The following is a genomic window from Streptomyces lincolnensis.
GACCCCGGCCGTGGTTGGGTAACCCATGGGTAATGAGCGCCCTTCCAGCCGTACGTGGTTGGATGCGAATGAGAGGGTGTCCGGGGGCACAGCCAGCCCACTGAACGGAACTGGCAGGCGGGAATCGTGAGGATCTTCGGCAAGGGACGGCACCGGCCCTCCGCCTCCTGGCGGCAGGCCACGGACCGCGCGTTCACGCTGATCGGCGACGGCCGGTACGAGGACGCGGGCGCGCTTCTGACCCGTGCCGCGGACCTGGAACCGTGGCTGTCCGAGTCCTGGTTCAACCTCGCCCTCCTCCACAAGTTCCGGCACGACTGGGAGCAGGCCCGCGCGGCCGGTCTGCGGGCCGTGGCCCTGCTCGACCGGGAGACCGGGGCGCCCGACTGGTGGAACGTCGGCATCGCCGCCACCGCGCTCCAGGACTGGCCGCTGGCCCGCCGCGCCTGGCAGGCCTACGGACTGCGCGTGCCGGGCGGCGCCACGGCCTCGGGCGAGCCCGTCGGCATGGACCTCGGCAGCGCCGCCGTACGGCTGTCCCCGGAAGGGGAGGCCGAGGTGGTGTGGGGGCGGCGGCTGGACCCCGCCCGGATCGAGGTGCTGTCCATTCCGCTTCCCTCGTCCGGGCGACGCTGGGGCGAGGTCGTCCTGCACGACGGGGTGCCGCACGGCGAGCGGACCACCGCCGCCGGGCACGCCTATCCGGTGTTCGACGAGATCGAGCTGTGGGCGCCGTCGCCCGTGCCGACGTGGGTGGTGCTGCTGGAGGCTGCCACGGAGGCCGACCGGGACGCGCTGGAGCAGCTGGCGGCCGATGCCGGGTTCGCGGCCGAGGACTGGTCGTCGTCGGTGCGGCTGCTGTGCCGGATGTGCTCGGAGTCCCGGATGCCGTCCGACGAGGGCGACGGGGAGCATCTCGATCCGCACGATCACAGTGAGCCGGGGCATCCCGGGCCGCTCGGGCATCGGACCGACGGGCAGTTGTGGGTGCCGGAGCGGGAGTGCGGGGTGGCCGCGCCGGCTTCGCTGGTTCGGGGGTTGTTGGACGGGTGGGTCGCGGACAGTCCGGATTCTCGAGACTGGCGGGATCTCGAAGAGGTGTGCTGAGACCATTGCCGGGCGCGGGTCTGTTGTGGCTGGTCGCGCAGTTCCCCGCGCCCCTAAGGGGGCGCCTCCGCTTACCCTGTATCAACATCTACCCTCTGTTCTTGTTTAGGAAGGCATACGTCGGTCATGGCGCAGCAGGACACCGATCAGCAGCACGCGGGCGTGCTTCCCGTGGACGACGAGGGCTTCGTCATCGACACCGAGGACTGTGACGAGCGGGAGGCGGCGTTCCGCGAGCGCGGTACGTCGAGGCCGATCACGGTGGTGGGGAACCCGGTGCTGCACAAGGAGTGCAAGGACGTCACCGAGTTCGACGAGGCGCTGCTCAAGCTGGTGGACGACATGTTCGCCTCGCAGCGCACCGCCGAGGGCGTCGGCCTTGCCGCCAACCAGATCGGTGTGGACCTGAAGGTCTTCGTCTACGACTGCATGGACGACGAGGGCAAGCGGCACGTCGGTGTCGTGTGCAACCCGAAAGTCGTCGACCTGCCCGCCGACAAGCGCCGGCTGGACGACAGCAACGAGGGCTGTCTGTCGGTGCCCACCGCCTACGCGCCGCTGGCCCGCCCGGACTACGCCGAGGTGACCGGACAGGACGAGAAGGGCCACCCGGTCAAGGTGCGCGGCACCGGCTACTTCGCCCGGTGCCTGCAGCACGAGACCGATCACCTCTACGGCTACCTCTACATCGACCGGCTCTCCAAGCGCGAACGCAAGGACGCGCTGCGGCAGATGGCCGAGAACGAGCCCCGCTACCCCGTGGTCGCCAACGACTGAGTCCGCGCAGGAGCGCGCGGGTCACGCGGCTCCCTTCGGTACGGCTGCGCACGGCGCCTGTTCAGGAGCACCCTCCTGAACAGGCGCCGTTCGTCTGTCCGTCGCACATTCGATCGCTTGTGCTCGTCCGGTTATCCAAAATCGGTCATGTGAGGGGAGAATCTCGGCACCGTGGGGTAGCTAGTGGAGCAAATCCGTTCCCAGAATGGTCAGTTGTAGTGCTCAATGGGAAGTGCGGGGATACGCAACGGCGCACGCCCAGTACGGCCGGAGGGCGCGCGCACTGGCGGCTGGAAGGGGTTTGTCCGTGCCTGCTTTCCCACACAGCACCACATCGACGCCGACGGCGATCGCGGTCCCACCCTCGCTCGCTCTTCCGGTGATCGAGGCTGCGTTTCCCCGGCGACTGCACCCGTATTGGCCCCGGCTCCAGGAGAAGACCCGAACCTGGCTTCTGGAAATGCGGCTCATGCCCGCCGACAAGGTGGCCGAATATGCCGACGGTCTGTGCTATACGGACCTCATGGCGGGGTACTACTTGGGCGCCCCCGACGAGGTCCTCCAGGCGATCGCGGACTACAGCGCGTGGTTCTTCGTCTGGGACGACCGTCACGACCGCGACATCGTGCACCGGCGCCCGGCCGCCTGGCGGCGGCTGAGGTTCCGGCTCCACGCGGCCCTCGAATCACCCCGGACCCACCTGCACCACGAGGATCCGCTGGTCGCCGGGTTCGCGGACAGCGTGCTGCGGCTGTACTCGTTCCTGCCGCAGTCGTGGAACCGGCGGTTCGCCCGGCACTTCCACCAGGTGATCGACGCCTACGACCGGGAATTCAGGAACCGCACCGAGGGAGTCATCCCGAAGGTCGATGAATACCTGGCGCTGCGTCGGCTCACCTTCGCCCACTGGATCTGGACCGATCTGCTGGAACCCAGCGCGGGACTGGAACTCCCGAACTCCGTGCGGAAACACCCGACATACCGGCGGGCCGCACTGCTGAGTCAGGAATTCGCCGCCTGGTACAACGACCTCTGTTCGCTACCCAAAGAAATAGCGGGCGACGAGGTCCACAATCTCGGAATCAGTCTCATCAAGCACGAGGGGCTGACCCTGGAGGAAGCCGTCGCCGACATGAGGCGGCGCGTGGAGAAATGCGTCGAGGAATTCCTTGTCGTGGAGCGGGACGCCCTGCGGCTTTCCGACGATCTCGACGACGGAACCGTGCGCGGAAAAGAACTCGGCACCGCCGTGCGCGCCTGCGTCCGCAACATGCGGAACTGGTTCAGCACCGTCTACTGGTTCCACCACGAGTCCGGCCGGTACCGGGTCGACAGCTGGGACGACCGGTCCACTCCCCCGTACGTCAACAACGAAGCGGCAGGTGAGAAATGACCGTCGAGTCTGTGAAGCCCGAGGCCTTCCCGGCCTCGGAGCAGCGTGAGGCGCCCCTCGCGGGCGGAGGTGTCCCGGGTCTGGGCCACGGCTGGAAGCTGGTGCGCGACCCGCTGGGCTTCCTGGCCCGGCTGCGGGACGACGGCGACCTGGTGCGACTGCGCCTGGGCCCGAAGACCGTGTACGCCGTGACCGCGCCGCACCTCGTCGGGGACATGCTGACGAGCCCCGACTACGAGATAGGCGGACCGCTCTGGGACACCCTGGACGTGTTGCTCGGCAAGGGCGTCGCGACCAGCAACGGGCCGCGGCACCGGCGTCAGCGGCAGACCATCCAGCCCTCGTTCCGCAAGGAGGTGATCCACGAGTACGAGCGGGTCATGGTCGAGGAGTCCGTGGCCTTCGCCGCGCGCTGGCGGCCGGGGGACACCGTCGACGTCACCTCGGAGGCGTTCCGGGTGGCGGTGCGGATGACCGCCCGCTGCTTCCTCCAGATCGAGCGCATCGACGATCTGGCCGAGCGGCTGAGCACCGCGCTCGCCACCGTGTTCGGCGGCATGTACCGGCGGATGATCCTCTCCTTCGGGCCGTTCTACCGGCTGCCCCTTCCCTCACATCGTGAATTCGACCGGGGGCTGGCCGAATTGCACCGGCTGGCCGACGAGGTCATCGCCGAACGCCGGGCCGCCACCGAGAAGCCCGATGATCTGCTGACGGCATTGCTGGAGGCGAAGGACGAAAAAGGTGAACCGGTCAACTACCAGGAGGTTCACGATCAGGTCATAGCGATACTCACCCCGGGCAGCGAAACCGTCGGGTCCCAGTTGATGTGGATCTTGCAGTTGCTGGCCGAACATCCGGAACAGGCGGACCGGGTGAGTGAAGAGGTGAAATCGGTCGTGGGTGACGGACCTGTCACTTTCGGCGATCTCAGGAAGCTCACCCACACGAACAATGTCATCACGGAGGCGCTGCGCATACGGCCGGCCGTATGGATATTGACGCGGCGGGCCATGGCCGAAACCGAACTCGGCGGGTATCGCATTCCGGCGGGGGCGGACATCGTGTACAGCCCGCTCGCCCTCCAGCGCGACCCACGCTCCTACGAGCAGCACCTCGACTTCGACCCGGACCGCTGGCTCCCGGGTCACTCCAAGCAGGTGCCGAAGTACGCGATGGGGCCCTTCAGCGCGGGCAACCGCAAATGCCCCGCCGACCACTTCTCGATGGCCCAGCTCGGGGTCATGCTGGCGACCGTGATCCCCCGGTGGCGCTTCGAACGGCTGCCGGAGGCCGACGAGTCGCCCCGGGTGGGCATCACCCTGCGCCCGAAGCACCTGCTGCTGAAGGCGGTGCCCAGGTGAGAGGAGCGGTACGGGCGTTCAGGCGGCCTCGGTCCCTCTGAACGTGCGCCGATAGGCGTTCGGGGTGGTCCCGACGGCGCGGACGAACTGGTGGCGCAGCGCGGCCGCGTTGCCGAACCCCGTTCGACCGGCGATCGCGTCCACCGTCTCGTCCGTCGCTTCCAGCAACCGCTGGGCCAGCAGCACGCGTTGGCGCAGGATCCAGCGGTACGGAGTCGTTCCGGTCTCCTGCTGGAAGCGGCGGGCGAAGGTGCGCGGGGACATGTGCGCCAGCTCGGCCAGCTGCTCGACGGTGACGTCCTGGTCGAGGTGCCGCTCCATCCACACCAGCACCTCGCCGACGGTGTCGCACTGCGACCGGGGCAGCGGCCGCTCGATGAACTGGGCCTGGCCGCCGTCCCGGTGCGGCGGTACCACCATGCGCCGGGCGATCCGGTTGGCGACCTCCGGTCCCTGTTCCTTGCGCACGATGTGCAGACAGGCGTCGATACCGGCGGCGGTGCCCGCGGAGGTGATCACCGGGTCCTCGTCGACGTACAGCACGTCCGGCTCGACGATTGCCCGGGGGTTGCGGACGGCGAGGTCCTCCGCGTGCATCCAGTGCACGGTGCACCGCCGGCCGTCGAGCAGCCCGGCGGCGCCGAGCACGAAGACGCCCGTGCACACGCTGAGCACCCGGGTGCCCCGGTCCACCGCCCTGACCAGGGCGTCCAGCAGCTCGGGCGGGTACGCGCGGGTGGTGTAGTCGCTGCCCGCCGGGATGGCGATCAGGTCGGCCTCCTCCAGCCGCTCCAGGCCGTACGGCGTGGAGACGGTGAGGCCGCCGACATGGGTGCCGAGGTGCGGGCCCTCGGCGGAGACCACGGCGAAGTCGTAGGGCGGCAGACCCTCGTCACTGCGGTCGATGCCGAACACCTCGCAGATGACGCCCAGTTCGAAGGGGTGCACACCGTCGAGGAGGACGGCGGCGACGTTTTTCAGCATGCTGCCAGTGTGCCTCGTAAGTGGCAGTAAATCGAGGGTGGGCGACAGTCCTGCCACTGTTTGTAAGGAGTCTCGGGCGCGACAGTGGTGTCATGACTACCGCGCAGACAGAAGGACTGATCGGAATGCTCGCCGTCCTCGGAATCCTCGTCCTGCTGGTGCTCCCGTCCGTGATCGGGATCGTGCACGACCGGCGCATCGACCGTCAGATCCGGCAGGCCCAGCAGGCCCGCCGGGCGGCCGAAGGCTCCCGCCCGAAGGCCGAGCGCCCCACGGCACGCCAGGGCTACCTCACCACCACGGTGACCCCCCACTCCTGAAGCGCGTCGCACGAGATCACGCCGGGCTCCTTGGAGCACACCGGGCGCGACGAACTCAGCCGCGCCCGCCCGGCCGAGACCGCCTCGAACGCGGCGCTCGCGTCCCCCGGCAGGAGGACGACACCGCTGTTCGTGGCCTTCAGACCACGGCCGCCGGACGTGACCGGCTCCCAGGGGCGGCTCTTCGTGCCGTCCAGGGAGACCCGGACCGTCCCGCCCACGGCGACGCACACCGTGCTGCCGTTGTCGGCGGCACCGAGTTCACCGGGGGACGCGCAGGCCGACGGGGGTGAGGAGGGTGACGGGGACACCGCGTCCCCGTCACCCC
Proteins encoded in this region:
- a CDS encoding tetratricopeptide repeat protein, whose amino-acid sequence is MRIFGKGRHRPSASWRQATDRAFTLIGDGRYEDAGALLTRAADLEPWLSESWFNLALLHKFRHDWEQARAAGLRAVALLDRETGAPDWWNVGIAATALQDWPLARRAWQAYGLRVPGGATASGEPVGMDLGSAAVRLSPEGEAEVVWGRRLDPARIEVLSIPLPSSGRRWGEVVLHDGVPHGERTTAAGHAYPVFDEIELWAPSPVPTWVVLLEAATEADRDALEQLAADAGFAAEDWSSSVRLLCRMCSESRMPSDEGDGEHLDPHDHSEPGHPGPLGHRTDGQLWVPERECGVAAPASLVRGLLDGWVADSPDSRDWRDLEEVC
- the def gene encoding peptide deformylase, producing the protein MAQQDTDQQHAGVLPVDDEGFVIDTEDCDEREAAFRERGTSRPITVVGNPVLHKECKDVTEFDEALLKLVDDMFASQRTAEGVGLAANQIGVDLKVFVYDCMDDEGKRHVGVVCNPKVVDLPADKRRLDDSNEGCLSVPTAYAPLARPDYAEVTGQDEKGHPVKVRGTGYFARCLQHETDHLYGYLYIDRLSKRERKDALRQMAENEPRYPVVAND
- the cyc1 gene encoding epi-isozizaene synthase, encoding MPAFPHSTTSTPTAIAVPPSLALPVIEAAFPRRLHPYWPRLQEKTRTWLLEMRLMPADKVAEYADGLCYTDLMAGYYLGAPDEVLQAIADYSAWFFVWDDRHDRDIVHRRPAAWRRLRFRLHAALESPRTHLHHEDPLVAGFADSVLRLYSFLPQSWNRRFARHFHQVIDAYDREFRNRTEGVIPKVDEYLALRRLTFAHWIWTDLLEPSAGLELPNSVRKHPTYRRAALLSQEFAAWYNDLCSLPKEIAGDEVHNLGISLIKHEGLTLEEAVADMRRRVEKCVEEFLVVERDALRLSDDLDDGTVRGKELGTAVRACVRNMRNWFSTVYWFHHESGRYRVDSWDDRSTPPYVNNEAAGEK
- a CDS encoding cytochrome P450, with the protein product MTVESVKPEAFPASEQREAPLAGGGVPGLGHGWKLVRDPLGFLARLRDDGDLVRLRLGPKTVYAVTAPHLVGDMLTSPDYEIGGPLWDTLDVLLGKGVATSNGPRHRRQRQTIQPSFRKEVIHEYERVMVEESVAFAARWRPGDTVDVTSEAFRVAVRMTARCFLQIERIDDLAERLSTALATVFGGMYRRMILSFGPFYRLPLPSHREFDRGLAELHRLADEVIAERRAATEKPDDLLTALLEAKDEKGEPVNYQEVHDQVIAILTPGSETVGSQLMWILQLLAEHPEQADRVSEEVKSVVGDGPVTFGDLRKLTHTNNVITEALRIRPAVWILTRRAMAETELGGYRIPAGADIVYSPLALQRDPRSYEQHLDFDPDRWLPGHSKQVPKYAMGPFSAGNRKCPADHFSMAQLGVMLATVIPRWRFERLPEADESPRVGITLRPKHLLLKAVPR
- a CDS encoding GlxA family transcriptional regulator: MLKNVAAVLLDGVHPFELGVICEVFGIDRSDEGLPPYDFAVVSAEGPHLGTHVGGLTVSTPYGLERLEEADLIAIPAGSDYTTRAYPPELLDALVRAVDRGTRVLSVCTGVFVLGAAGLLDGRRCTVHWMHAEDLAVRNPRAIVEPDVLYVDEDPVITSAGTAAGIDACLHIVRKEQGPEVANRIARRMVVPPHRDGGQAQFIERPLPRSQCDTVGEVLVWMERHLDQDVTVEQLAELAHMSPRTFARRFQQETGTTPYRWILRQRVLLAQRLLEATDETVDAIAGRTGFGNAAALRHQFVRAVGTTPNAYRRTFRGTEAA